In Caldisalinibacter kiritimatiensis, the sequence CTATCTCTGCCTTTAACTGTTTCATCTTAACTATATGGAAATTTCGTGAAAAAACATCAAAATAGAAAGTAAATCAACCAGTTGAAGTATTTCTAGGAAAAAATAGTAATATATTATATAATATATTTATATTACAATCTATACAGTTGGAGAGGGGATAATTGTGTTAAAGATAGAAAATGTATCAAAATCCTATAATAAAGGACAAATTAAAGCGGTTGACAATATAAGTATTCACGCAAAATCAGGGGAGATATTTGGTTTCTTAGGACCAAATGGAGCAGGTAAAACTACCACTATAAAAATGGTAGTTGGACTATTAAAGCCTGACAGTGGAAAGATATATGTAAATGGTGTAGATAATCAAAAAGATTCAATAAAAGCAAAATCATTTATTAGCTACGTACCTGATGCTCCAGAAGTATATGATAGGCTTACTGGAATCGAATACTTAAACTTTATGGCTGATGTTTATGGGGTATCAAAAGAAGAAAGAGCTGAACGCATAGAAAAATATTTAGAAATATTCAAGCTAAAGGATGCAATAAATGACCCAATAAAAAGCTATTCTCATGGTATGCAACAGAAGGTTGTTTTAATAGGAGCATTGATTCATGACCCACAACTTTTTATACTTGATGAGCCTATGGTAGGTTTAGACCCAAAATCAGCATTTGATTTAAAAGAAATAATGAGAAAAAGGTGTGAAGAAGGAAAAACAGTATTTTTCTCAACCCATGTTCTTGAAGTTGCAGAAAAAATATGCGATAGAATAGCTATAATTAATAAAGGTAAAATTATAGCTCAAGGTACAATGGAAGAATTAAAACAACAATCCGTTAATAAAGAATCCTTAGAAAATATATTCTTGGAGTTGACTGAAAAATGAGAGAGTTAATATCACTAATAAAAGTAAATTTAAATGTTAACTTTGGAATATCAGCGATGAAGTATAAATACTTTAAACAAAAAAAGGATTTATGGCAGCCATTAGTGTTTATTTTTGTAATAATGTCTTTAATCCCTACATATGTTCTGTATATTAAATTACTAGAAGGCTTATATAAAGGCTTTGAAATGATTAGCCAAAAAGGGCTACTGTTATTACTTGGTTTTCTATTTTCACAGTTTGTTATTTTTATATTTGGAATACTATATGTAATGGGTAAGTTTTATTTTTCTAACGACTTAAATATACTTATACCACTTCCATTAAAACCGAATAAAATACTAATTGCAAAGTTTGTTACTTTAGTGGTTAATGAGTATATGACTATATTCCCACTTATCCTTCCTGTGTTTACAATATATGGAATAAACGCATCCCGGGGATTACTTTATTGGATATATAGTATTTTAACATTTATTGTTCTTCCTGTTATACCATTAGCTTTATCAACTATATTAGTAATGCTGTTCATGAAGGTTACAAACATAAAAGGGAAAAGAGACTTAATAAGAATTATAGGGTTTGTAGTGATGCTGGTATTAATCATAGGATTACAGTTTGGTATCCAATCTATGAGTAATAATGTAGAAGAAGGTCAAGAACAAGAATATATTGCTCAAATAGCATCTCAAAATGATGTGCTAGTCAAGAAAATGGGTACAGCTTTTCCACCTTGTGTTTGGGCTTCTTTTACGTTAATCAATTCTAATAATTTAAATGGTTTGATTAATTTAGTGCTATTGATAGGAGTTTCTGTATTGGCATTTTATTTAATGGTATTAATAGGTGAAAAAGTATTTTTTGAGGGTATAATTGGAGGACAAGAAACGGTTACAAAGAAAAAGAAGCTGTCAGAAAAAGAATTTAAGAAAAAGACTTCAAAGAAAAATCATCCGATTATCGCCATAATGATGCGAGACTTGAGAATATTGATAAGGACTCCAATATTTATGATGAACTCTATAGGAAGTATCATAGTTATACCAATAGCAATAGCGATACCATTAGTAACCTCTAAAGAAGTTGCTAACTCTTTAATGAGGTATTATACAGTAGACAATCTTCCAATTATAAATCTTGCTATAGTAGCTTTAATTATATTTATTGCTACAAGTGGTGTAGCGTCTACAACTTTTTCTAGGGAAGGTAGAAAATTTTGGATATCTAGGATTATTCCAATTAAAGTAGACCACTTTTTATTAGGTAAAATATTAAGCTGCCTTTTAGTACAGCTTTTTGCTGTTGTTATAATGTTGGGATCGGCTTCTTTTGTTGTAGAACTTGAGATTAGTACTATATTAGTAGTTTTTATATTAGGTCTTTTAGGAAGTATACCGGTTGTTGAAGCAGGTATATTCATAGATATTCTAAGACCTCTTCTTGATTGGGATAATCCACAAAAAGCTATGAAACAAAACTTAAATGTATTATTTTCTTTGCTATTAGGAATATTGTATCTTGTTTTACTTGCAGGAATTGTATTTGTTTTATTTTCATTAAATTTAAAACCAATATTAATTTATACAATATTAACTGTTATCTTTGTAGTTTTATCTATTATATTATTCTTTGTAATAACTCCAATAACTGCTAGTAGATTAGTAAGTATAGAATAGAATTAATTGAATAAATAACTTCTTACTTAAAGATAATAGACTTTAGGACAAAGAAAAATCCTAAAGTCTATTATTTTTTTGGAGGGATAATAATGAGAAATAGAAGAGTAATGGAGCCAATTGTTTCTATAACCGAAAATGTAAAGGAAAGTAAGTCTTTAGAACAATGTTTAAATAACTTACCTATGGAAAGAATCATAAAACAAGGAGATAGGGTTGTTATAACTCCAAATTGGGTTAAAGCAAAGCAACCTAATACAGGAACTGTTGTTGGACCAGATACTTTAGATAAATTGATAAAAATAATAAAAAAATATAAACCTCAAGAAATAATTGTTGCCACTGGTTCAGGTGGAGATGCAACAGATGTGGTTATGCAGTATGTAGGATATGACAAAGTAATAAAAGATAACAACGTAAAATTTATAGATTTGAACTATGGTCCTTATATAGAATTAGAGTTAAATCATAACATCCCAGCAAAAACAAAAATGAATGAATTATATAACAACATGGATGTACTTATGTCATTTACACAATTAAAAATGCATGAGGAAGCTACTATGAGTGCCGGACTTAAAAACATAGCATTAGGCTGGCCTCCTGCTGAAATTCACGGATTTCCTAAAAAAGATTTAGGAATACATGAAGACTTACATAATTTCATAGTAGCTATGGCAGAAAAATTTCCTATAGACCTTACAATAATTAGTGCAGATAAAGCAATGATAGGAACAGGGCCTTCTGATGGTAAGGCAGTAGATACACCGGGATTAATAATTGCAGGAACTGACCCAGTGGCATGTGATACTGTTGGTGCAAGGTTATTGGGATTTTTGCCTCAGGCAGTACACTATTTATATGAAGCATATAAGAGGGGTATAGGTGAAGCTGAACTAAAAAATGTACAGCTAAAAGGAGTTACTTTAGCTGATGCTGAAAATATTTTTACTACAAGAGCTTATGATTATACAGTATCTTTAGATAGTAATGGTATAAAAGGATTTCATGGAAACAAGTAATAGTGTCGAAAAAAGTAGATTTAAATAAATTTTTACACAAATATATCTCTACTTATATAGATTATTAAATATAGTGTGTGTTATAATCACTATTAAGGGATTATAATAAACTGAAGGGATGAAGTGATTTGAAAGAAGAGTTAGTAAAGCCGTTTGTAAAGTCTGGAAAGGAGATTATTTCTCAGGTAGCTAATATAGAAGTAACTCAAAAGGACTTTTACTTTAAAAAAGAGGTTGTCCTAAAAGATAATATTGGAATAATAATAGGAATGACTGGTACATTAAAAGGACAAGTAGTAATTAGTCTTACTGAAGATATAGCAAAAAAAATAGCTTCTAATATGATGGGTGGAATGCCAGTAGCTGTTTTAGATGAAATGGCAAAAAGCGCAATATGTGAATTAGGTAATATGATATTAGGTAATGCAGCTGTAGGTTTATACGATTTTGGTGCATCAGTAGATATAACACCACCAAGTGTTTTACAAGGTAATCATATGGTATATACCTCTTCAAGTCCTGAGATTATGTGTGTACCTTTTGAAATAGAAGAAAATCAAATTGAATTGAATTTATTATTAGAAAAGTAGTACATAAATGAGGTGATAATATGGCTTTAAACATAGTATTAGTAGAACCGGAAATCCCACAAAATACTGGAAATATAGCTAGAACTTGTGCAGCAACAGGTTCTAGCTTACATCTTGTAAGGCCTTTGGGTTTTTCAGTTGATGATAAATATTTAAAAAGAGCAGGTTTAGATTATTGGGATTTATTGGATGTTCATTATTATGATAGCTTTGACGAACTTGTGGAAAAGTATGGAAAAGATAAGTTTTTTTATGCAACTACTAAGGGTAAGTATAGTCATGCCGAAATGGAGTTTTTTGATGAGTGTTTTTTAGTATTTGGTAAAGAAACAGCAGGACTTCCTAAGGAGCTATTAGAAGCTAATAAGGAAAGAACAATGAGGATACCAATGCTTAAAAATGAAAGAGCTAGGTCACTAAATCTAGCAAATTCAGTAAATATTATTTTATATGAAGCATTAAGACAAACAGGCTTTCCAAATTTAATTTAGTTAACGAAAAGTTAACAAAAATAACTTAAACTAAACAAATTTAACATGGATTTAACAAAACTCCCGTCTTTATGTAGTATTATGTATTTACGTGCCATTTAATACAATATAAAGATGGGAGGATTTATTATGGAAATAGCTTTTGGTGTACTTGGTGGACTAGGACTTTTTCTTTATGGTATGAACTTAATGGGCACGGGTCTTCAAAAAGTTGCTGGGGATAGGTTGAAGA encodes:
- a CDS encoding ABC transporter ATP-binding protein, whose product is MLKIENVSKSYNKGQIKAVDNISIHAKSGEIFGFLGPNGAGKTTTIKMVVGLLKPDSGKIYVNGVDNQKDSIKAKSFISYVPDAPEVYDRLTGIEYLNFMADVYGVSKEERAERIEKYLEIFKLKDAINDPIKSYSHGMQQKVVLIGALIHDPQLFILDEPMVGLDPKSAFDLKEIMRKRCEEGKTVFFSTHVLEVAEKICDRIAIINKGKIIAQGTMEELKQQSVNKESLENIFLELTEK
- a CDS encoding putative ABC transporter permease subunit — protein: MRELISLIKVNLNVNFGISAMKYKYFKQKKDLWQPLVFIFVIMSLIPTYVLYIKLLEGLYKGFEMISQKGLLLLLGFLFSQFVIFIFGILYVMGKFYFSNDLNILIPLPLKPNKILIAKFVTLVVNEYMTIFPLILPVFTIYGINASRGLLYWIYSILTFIVLPVIPLALSTILVMLFMKVTNIKGKRDLIRIIGFVVMLVLIIGLQFGIQSMSNNVEEGQEQEYIAQIASQNDVLVKKMGTAFPPCVWASFTLINSNNLNGLINLVLLIGVSVLAFYLMVLIGEKVFFEGIIGGQETVTKKKKLSEKEFKKKTSKKNHPIIAIMMRDLRILIRTPIFMMNSIGSIIVIPIAIAIPLVTSKEVANSLMRYYTVDNLPIINLAIVALIIFIATSGVASTTFSREGRKFWISRIIPIKVDHFLLGKILSCLLVQLFAVVIMLGSASFVVELEISTILVVFILGLLGSIPVVEAGIFIDILRPLLDWDNPQKAMKQNLNVLFSLLLGILYLVLLAGIVFVLFSLNLKPILIYTILTVIFVVLSIILFFVITPITASRLVSIE
- a CDS encoding chemotaxis protein CheX, translated to MKEELVKPFVKSGKEIISQVANIEVTQKDFYFKKEVVLKDNIGIIIGMTGTLKGQVVISLTEDIAKKIASNMMGGMPVAVLDEMAKSAICELGNMILGNAAVGLYDFGASVDITPPSVLQGNHMVYTSSSPEIMCVPFEIEENQIELNLLLEK
- a CDS encoding DUF362 domain-containing protein, whose amino-acid sequence is MRNRRVMEPIVSITENVKESKSLEQCLNNLPMERIIKQGDRVVITPNWVKAKQPNTGTVVGPDTLDKLIKIIKKYKPQEIIVATGSGGDATDVVMQYVGYDKVIKDNNVKFIDLNYGPYIELELNHNIPAKTKMNELYNNMDVLMSFTQLKMHEEATMSAGLKNIALGWPPAEIHGFPKKDLGIHEDLHNFIVAMAEKFPIDLTIISADKAMIGTGPSDGKAVDTPGLIIAGTDPVACDTVGARLLGFLPQAVHYLYEAYKRGIGEAELKNVQLKGVTLADAENIFTTRAYDYTVSLDSNGIKGFHGNK
- the trmL gene encoding tRNA (uridine(34)/cytosine(34)/5-carboxymethylaminomethyluridine(34)-2'-O)-methyltransferase TrmL, whose translation is MALNIVLVEPEIPQNTGNIARTCAATGSSLHLVRPLGFSVDDKYLKRAGLDYWDLLDVHYYDSFDELVEKYGKDKFFYATTKGKYSHAEMEFFDECFLVFGKETAGLPKELLEANKERTMRIPMLKNERARSLNLANSVNIILYEALRQTGFPNLI